Proteins from one Athalia rosae chromosome 8, iyAthRosa1.1, whole genome shotgun sequence genomic window:
- the LOC105692405 gene encoding actin-related protein 3 — MAGRLPACVIDVGTGYTKLGFAANKEPQFIIPSAIAIKETAKVGDNSARRVTKGVEDLDFYIGDEAFDATGYAVKYPVRHGLVEDWDLMERFLEQCIFKYLRAEPEDHYFLLTEPPLNTPENREYTAEIMFESFNVPGLYIAVQAVLALAASWASRNIEDRILTGIVVDSGDGVTHVIPVAEGYVIGSCIKHIPIAGRNITYFIQSLLREREIGIPPEQSLETAKAIKERFCYICPDIAKEFAKYDSDPTKWLKRFEGINSITKQAFGVDIGYERFLGPEIFFHPEFSNPDFTTPLSEIVDNVIQNCPIDVRRPLYHNIVLSGGSTMFRDFGRRLQRDIKRTVDARLRVSETLSGGHIKPKPIDVNVISHHMQRCAVWFGGSMLASTPEFYQVCHTKADYQEYGPGICRHNPVFGAMT, encoded by the exons ATGGCCGGACGCCTTCCTGCGTGTGTTATTGATGTTGGGACCGG GTACACAAAGCTTGGCTTTGCGGCTAACAAGGAACCTCAATTCATCATACCATCTGCAATCGCAATTAAAGAAACTGCTAAAGTTGGGGACAACTCAGCTAGGCGTGTGACCAAAGGGGTTGAGGATTTGGATTTTTACATCGGAGATGAAGCTTTCGATGCTACAGGATATGCTGTCAAA TACCCAGTCAGACATGGCCTGGTGGAAGATTGGGACTTAATGGAGAGATTCCTGGAACAGTGTATCTTCAAATATCTAAGAGCTGAGCCAGAAGATCATTATTTTCTGCTGACTGAACCGCCGCTCAATACACCTGAGAACAGGGAATACACAGCTGAAATAATGTTTGAATCATTCAATGTACCTGGTTTATATATCGCAGTGCAAGCCGTTTTAGCCTTGGCTGCCTCATGGGCTTCTAGGAATATTGAGGACAGAATATTAACAGGGATTGTTGTAGATAGTGGGGATGGTGTCACTCACGTTATTCCTGTG GCAGAAGGATATGTGATCGGGAGTTGCATCAAACACATTCCTATCGCTGGGCGAAATATCACTTATTTTATCCAGAGTCTTTTAAGGGAACGTGAGATCGGAATACCACCAGAACAGTCTTTGGAAACTGCCAAGGCCATAAAAGAGCGATTTTGCTACATCTGTCCCGATATTGCTAAAGAATTTGCAAAGTACGACAGCGATCCTACCAAGTGGCTCAAACGATTCGAAGGGATAAACAGCATTACAAAACAGGCTTTTGGAGTTGATATTGgatatgaaagatttttaggaccagaaatattttttcatccagag TTTTCTAACCCAGATTTCACAACGCCATTGAGCGAAATTGTGGACAATGTGATTCAAAACTGTCCCATTGACGTGAGACGACCATTATATCATAATATCGTTCTTTCGGGAGGCTCAACTATGTTCAGAGACTTTGGAAGACGCCTACAGCGCGATATAAAAAGAACTGTAGATGCCAGACTGAGAGTTAGTGAAACTCTCAGTGGTGGACATATTAAG CCAAAGCCAATAGATGTTAACGTGATATCGCATCACATGCAACGTTGTGCCGTCTGGTTTGGGGGATCCATGTTAGCAAGTACTCCAGAGTTTTATCAAGTTTGTCATACGAAAGCAGATTATCAAGAATACGGGCCAGGAATTTGTCGTCACAATCCAGTATTTGGTGCTATGACATAA
- the LOC105692404 gene encoding transcription factor 25, translating into MSTRYMKKVYGGDEAIEKECVTSDNENPITGGVRRKQFNVFALLNQHSESEAKEDDDCETSTAAGVLSEEAKRKKKKKKRKKSESSKVHRTTRRSSEDNEEVDEIERTVREINKLLGEPVPNSSRKDPENSGLALQRSKENVLTIQHKNLNPYNELKRIFGSKTIQAEQSKRRGRGRQGHLKKTWLISARENWPPIGKSGLSMSLDQSMEREEGIQYFVYEHNTSYRQTQMKFLQAVESLNPDNIVTIINAHPYHVDALLQLAELCKLSEDLAMAAELTERALYCLECAFHPLFNVTTANCRLDYKKQQNRALYLTLFKHLIFVGGRACYRTSLEFCKMLLSLDPNDDPLAVILAIDFYALRAREYTWFVEFCKVWESARNLSQLPNIAYSLALASFHLGTGQLADELLQNAITMFPSFLVPLLDKCGVQTDSRVMGSDFFNSHAKSTTPPALEKLEALYVARSYHLWKEADILPWLERNVNEVLNKVESGDEFVKYCEGKRTTRYQGKLPKNILRHIILSDIKEVTVDIQEVHNQGPVLSHDPLPPADSIDFYSRLRVTARPNQSNSNLFSLFFSSLFTDFEEDVVAAAANGFNLFENEMENAGNAAVAQEAARADLRRTVANLLQEVGNLLSIRAPDGINDADADEDTDIDPTID; encoded by the exons ATGTCGACACGATACATGAAGAAAGTTTACGGGGGCGATGAAGCAATTGAAAAGGAGTGTGTCACGAGCGACAATGAGAATCCCATCACGGGAGGTGTCAGGCGAAAGCAGTTCAATGTGTTCGCCTTG TTAAATCAGCACTCTGAAAGCGAGGCGAAGGAGGATGATGACTGTGAGACCTCAACAGCTGCTGGAGTTCTCTCAGAAGAAGcaaaacgtaagaaaaaaaagaagaaacggaaaaaatctgAGAGCTCGAAGGTTCACCGAACAACCAGACGCAGTTCGGAAGATAACGAGGAAGTAGATGAAATTGAGAGGACCgttagagaaataaataaacttttggGTGAGCCTGTGCCTAACTCTAGTCGAAAGGATCCAGAAAATTCCGGCCTGGCTTTGCAGAGGAGCAAGGAAAATGTCCTCACTATTCAGCACAAGAATTTAAACCCATATAACGAACTGAAGAGGATATTTGGCAGCAAAACCATCCAGGCAGAGCAGAGTAAACGGCGAGGCAGAGGTCGGCAAGGACACTTGAAGAAGACATGGCTTATTTCTGCTCGAGAGAATTGGCCACCTATTGGTAAGTCTGGCCTGTCAATGTCTCTGGATCAATCGATGGAAAGGGAAGAAGGAATTCAATATTTTGTCTACGAACACAATACGTCGTACCGACAAActcaaatgaaatttcttcaaGCAGTAGAAAGCCTGAACCCCGATAATATCGTTACTATTATAAACGCCCATCCGTATCATGTAGATGCTCTCCTGCAACTGGCAGAGCTTTGCAAACTAAGTGAGGACCTGGCAATGGCTGCTGAACTCACAGAAAGAGCTTTGTACTGTTTAGAGTGCGCCTTTCATCCCTTGTTTAACGTGACTACTGCCAATTGCAGACTGGATTATAAAAAACAACAGAACCGCGCACTGTACTTAACTTTATTTAAGCATCTAATATTTGTTGGGGGAAGAGCCTGCTACAGAACAAGTTTAGAGTTTTGTAAAATGTTGCTATCCCTTGATCCAAATGATGACCCTCTGGCTGTTATACTCGCAATAGACTTTTACGCATTGAGAGCACGGGAATACACATGGTTTGTGGAATTCTGTAAAGTATGGGAAAGTGCTAGAAACTTGAGTCAGCTACCCAACATTGCGTATAGTTTAGCTTTGGCCAGTTTTCATTTGGGGACTGGCCAATTGGCCGATGAATTGCTGCAAAATGCAATCACTATGTTTCCCAGTTTTCTTGTGCCTCTGTTGGACAAATGCGGTGTACAAACGGATTCGCGAGTGATGGgttccgattttttcaacagtcATGCAAAGTCGACAACTCCTCCAGCTCTGGAGAAACTGGAGGCTTTATATGTAGCACGAAGTTATCACTTGTGGAAAGAGGCAGACATTTTGCCATGGCTTGAACGAAATGTTAATGAAGTGCTGAACAAGGTGGAGTCTGGGGATGAATTTGTCAAGTATTGTGAAGGAAAACGGACAACACGATATCAAGGAAAACTGCCTAAAAACATTTTGAGACACATCATCTTATCAGACATCAAGGAAGTTACCGTTGACATACAAGAGGTTCACAATCAAGGACCTGTGTTGTCGCATGATCCACTACCTCCTGCAGACTCAATAGATTTCTACTCTAGGCTCCGGGTAACTGCCAGACCCAATCAGAGCAACTCAAATctgttttcacttttcttctcttcactGTTTACGGACTTTGAGGAGGATGTGGTTGCAGCTGCAGCAAACGGAttcaatttgtttgaaaatgagATGGAAAATGCAGGAAATGCAGCGGTTGCACAAGAAGCAGCACGAGCTGATTTGAGAAGAACTGTGGCAAATCTTCTGCAGGAGGTGGGTAATTTGCTGTCTATCAGGGCACCTGATGGTATTAATGATGCCGATGCAGATGAGGATACGGATATTGACCCAACAATAGACTAG